The Sesamum indicum cultivar Zhongzhi No. 13 linkage group LG6, S_indicum_v1.0, whole genome shotgun sequence genomic interval ATGATTGAACCTGTTGACTGGTCGACGTTGGCCGTAAATGTAGTTGTATGAGAACTAGTGGATGAATAGACTGAACATGAGCTAAATGACTCGAATGACAGTTGGAGTATAATGGCTTTGAAAGATTACTAAGAGGAAAAATGTACGTTTAACATTTGCTATAAGAGATGATATATGTTGGTACACCTGAGATTTGACATCCTTACTCCATCTTCATTCCTCAATGAAGTTTTCTTCCCTTATGAAGTTTGAGTAGAGTTCATCGATGTGGATAGAATCTACCTGatttttggatatatataGCCAAAAGAGTCCTTGGACTATTAAGTCGGCCTACAAAGCTATGTTCAAATATTGTGGAATATGTTGGTGTCACTTTTGCATGGATGATGTGTCACGTAGGTGACTCGCAAATAAATGCTTGCTCTTCTTTGAGATGgctgtattttattttgagtacTGTTGCCCTTGATAGAGGTGAACATTTTAAGTTTGTTGTTCTAATTTTGTCTTTGGGCTGAGGGATGAACCAAGCTCCCCATGAAGCAGGACTAATCATTCAACTGTAACTGGTTTTGTACAATCATTGATGGACCAGATAGAAGTACTGTTGCCAGTTTGTTCAAACTTACGAATAGATGCCTTACCCCTTTGGCGAATTTTTCTAATTGCTTTATGTTTCAGGTCCTAATTTTTGGAGACCAAGATGATTTGTCTGAGGAGCTGCTTCAAGCTGGTATTATTCGCTACCCTTTCTATTTGGTttccattattttttgaatcacATATCCCTATGTGCTTATTTTGGCATCTCTGAACAGGATGGATTTTTGTTTGGTGCTATGGCTCGTCTGAGAAATTTCTTCTTATAATCGACTACTGTGGGActtttaaaagatattgtcCTTGCTCTGGCCAAAGAAGAAGGACGTCATGCTCCTTGCttgattgtatatatatgtatgtagcTGTCCCGTCTGTCCAAAATGAATAGATGATTAGCTGTCCCATTTGGGCATGGAGATGCGGTGTTACCCCTAGGCTGTTAACTCCTGTGTATTGATTGATTATAATTCTCTGAATTTTGTTGAGCGGAACCATACAATTTATACTTGTAGGCTGGTAGAATTTGAGATCAATCTTGAGGCAATGATCTGTGATATCTGCTCGCGCCCCATCTCTCCATTGTAAAAATGTTAACTTAGCTGTACATTTTGAGCAGTTCTACCTCCCCAGTCGATCAGAATGATTCATGCTCAATTTGCATCTCAAATACGTTGCCAATACTTATCATGTTCCTGTGATTAGTAATTATGATGCTGAGGGGAGTGATGGTGATGGTGTGTACTACTGAGCTTCTTGATTTTGAGttctgaatttgaaattaGTGCTATTAAACTGGTTGATTAAGTTTTGATATAGTTCTTTACCCAGAACATGTAACTgtgttcaatatatttttcgctAGAGATGCTGAGGTTTATAGTTTTTTCGCTTGGCTATAATTTCCAGGACCGAAGATAATTGAACAGCCGCCTCCACGTAAGATCACTAAAGTTTCATACTTTGCCGATTACTCGTACACTACGCATAAAGctcttatttgttttaaaagaGAACTAGTTGCTTATATCTGTCCAGGTAAATTTATAGATTAGCATTTTTGAACAAGAACTATATGGATGGCATGCCATAAAATCTGATCAAACTTATTATAATgtatcattaataataatttgattattaattttgggtCATTGAATGATCTTTTATAAATCGACTCGAGCTCAACCAAAACCAGCaaagaaagattaaaatttattgggaTTTTTAGACAATTAAGCATTTGTTCCAATTGAAAGTGGGGTTTTCTCCACGTACAAAATTGTTGTATTTGCGTCCGTACATGAGATACAAAAATTTGCTATctagaatttattaaaaaaacaggAATTGACTACACatagaatttatttgaaaatgtagacttatttctttttcctaatttattttttgaaattacattagcatcccttttaaaaattctcCTTTTATACTGGTCTTCTTTATTAGGGTATGATGAAAAACactaacataaataaaaaaattatataagttttgaattttacttctcctttaatattctcatatatgtttctttacttataaaaaaataaatatgatatatatatggcaTGAAATTAACTtcattacaattttctttttacaaatacaaaattattaaatgacaACATTTAGGGGTGACATTGAAGATTTATGTTTATACAAACCCTAACGAAAGATCTCATAtgtaaacaatgaatttttgaaaaaaaaagtgtaaatgtaattttaaatttattagaaggaaaacataattttacatttttaagcgtaattaatcattaaaaaaacaagAGGATAATGAACAAAGAGTAGGACTACAACCATTAAGAACATACAAACAACATTCAATAGGAAGACAAGAAAAAGGGAGTTTCCGTGTGTTGGATGAATTGAATAGCATTAGCAGTTGTAAGATGATAAGCCTGAGATATACATTACGTGATTTTCACATTATTCATGCGCTCATTCAAACTGCACTCCTCTCTTTCACTTTACCACCTATCATTCGTCAACTTCGGCTGCGAAAATTACCTGGTCACTGAATTGTTCGCCGTAGATAGGAAAAAGGGTAGAAAGAATTAAATGGGTGCTTCTTCTTCAGTCCCACAGAAATCCCTCCACGATTTCACCGTCAAGGTTCGTTTTTTCTGTGTATGTGTTGggtgtaaaattatttaccttTGCTGTATGGAAGAAGAATTATGGAAATTTTCTGAAGTTCTAATTATTTCGAACAGGACAGCAAAGGTAATATCGTGAACCTGAAGATTTATGAACGGAAGGTCTTGCTTGTTGTTAATGTTGCTTCCAAATGGTGAGgcccttcttttctttcttgatgtGTTTTtgcgtttttctttttctttttttgttgggtTTTCTTTCTGGGTGGAATTTTGTATGTTGGTATCTGGGCACGTTGTGATTGTCTGTGTGATTGGCTGAACAGCGGGTTCACGAACTCAAATTACACCCAGTTGACTGAACTTTACACTAAGTACAAGGATAAGGGTCAGTTACTTCTTTTTACCTGGCTTCTTGcgatttatctttttgttttttggagGGTATGTTCATCGATGAAGCACTTTCAATATCTAATCATTGATGTTCTCTTCCTGTAACCATGATTTGAAGTTAAGGAaacttttgttttcctttattaTGTCTTTGGAGCTTTACAAATGAAGCTAGTGATTTTGCATGGGTGCTTGTATTTCTAATATGATTTTGTATCTCAGGTTTTGAGATTTTGGCCTTTCCATGCAATCAATTCATGAATCAAGAGCCACGATCGAGCCAAGAAGTAGAACAATTTGCCTGCACACGATTCAAGGCTGAGTATCCCATCTTTCAAAAGGTAAGTAGTTTCATTTGGTTACTCTCTTGGgatttgcaaaaatatttcttattggAAGTATTTAGCATTGGACATGTTGAGGTTGCTCGATAatgcttttgttgttttattctGTTGTGCTTTGCCTCAGTTCTTTGTTTATTCGAAATATTGATCCATTATATTGATGAACCATTgtgtggaaaaaaaatcatttaattttagccATGCTATACTTGAAGTTGAATTAAAGGATTCCCTGGAAGGCTGTTTGATGTAATGGAATAGCATTAAGGCAACCAACTTTCTGAGAGCTGACTGAAGTACTATTCAACGAGAAgtaaaaggaaagaaaactAATGGAGTTATAGTTCCACGCCCCTATAAATAGATTGGTCAACATGAAAATATCGGAGTTGTTATCAGGCAAAGGAATTCTTCATGTGCAAGGATTTCGGCTGATAAAGTAGTAAATAGGGGGTGTATCAAACACTTATTAATCTGTGACGCAGACTGGAAAATATTAGAGCTAATTCAAGTAAGTGCAGAAACTACATTCTCTAAAACGCATTATGGATGAACAAATTTTACATCAACCAAGAGTCATGTAGAGTAGTTCAAGAGGTAAATTTTGGAGTTTGGTCTAGATATGGAGAAAAGGTACATTATAGATTGGCTAAAGGAGTTGTTCAAATTCACTATGTGTTGATGAATGGCATGTGAAATATATGCGGCAGCATTGTCGGGTTCCATTATTTAACTGATTCTGTCCTCGAATTTGAAACCTATTATCGGATCCCATGCAGACAGGTTATCACAAATCAAGCCAACCCTTTTCTGGaagatttagaaaaataaaaatgttcacAAGTTCAGTTAGGCTTTATTGCAGCTACGCTCTGCCTACGGGCTACAGATTAGCAAAAAAGTGTATCCAGATGATACTTGTTCTTAGAGCAACATGAATATTATTCAAATCTTTATGCACAATTTAATTGTGAAAGaaatttatcttattatatGCTGCTTTGTGTGAATGAATATTGTAACAGGTCTTATCTTGCTTAATATCTTAGTATAATCTGTTTCCAGTTATTGTAGTTGAATGTTGAGTAGAACCTTCTTAATATTAGCAACTGCCTTAATGAATATTTCCAACCATTTACACTTTGgaaattcttcttttcttctttcagaCTTGGTGACTGGCCAATAATGATGTCCACTATCTGCTTTATTGGTGGTAGTAGTAGTGGTGATTAGTTGCTCTATGTTTTCATAAATATGTTTATGGGTCTTTATTTGGATGCTCAAGGGGCAGCCTTCACCAATTGTTTTCACTCTGTCCCAAATCATTTGGAATTTTCCTATTAGTTTTTTTGAGTTATCCATCTTTGAGGCAATCCATTAGTTTGATTTACCCTCATTTTGCTCTAACTTTAGTGTGGGAACAGAAGTTTCATGCTCCTTactcattaatttttgttggttggtccccccccccc includes:
- the LOC105163237 gene encoding probable glutathione peroxidase 4 encodes the protein MGASSSVPQKSLHDFTVKDSKGNIVNLKIYERKVLLVVNVASKCGFTNSNYTQLTELYTKYKDKGFEILAFPCNQFMNQEPRSSQEVEQFACTRFKAEYPIFQKVKVNGPDTAPVYKFLKASKGGYCGSSIKWNFTKFLVDKHGHVIKRYGTATSPLAIEDDIRKALGET